The region ACGCTACCTTGTGGTACGAAATGGCTATTGATGCCATCGTCAAGACTGCCAGTGAACTATTCCGGATGGGGGCAAGGCGAAAGGTCTTGCTATCCACTCAGGCGTATAATGAATTCCAAGCTTACCGCAATGAGATTGACCAGCAGATTTCCAGCCGTCGTTTTGAATGCTGGGCTGACGTGCTGGAGAAAGCCCCTTCCCATGCTTTGCGGTTGGCCTTGATCATCCAGTTGTTGGAGTCTGAATGTGTAACCGTTGAGTGTATATCCGGTGAGAATATGTGGAGGGGCATCGCATTGGCTCGATTTTTCGTCGATCAACATGCGGGGCTCCGACAATGGAGTGACATGGGTCCTGTTCGGAAGATTGCGAATCGTATCATCTCGAGACTTCCCGATGGGTACGGCCCCCCCGTCCCGTTCAAGCCTGCCGAGTTGTATCGCCCTTTGGGAATAACGGCGTTTGAATGTGAACGTGCCTTGGGGCTCTTGGCTTCATGTGGTTATGTACGAGAATGTGGCTGCTTGCCCCCTTCCGATCCAAGGCCTGGAAGGAAAGAGGCTCCTTGCTGGGTGGCTACGATGCCACCTCACCAGATGGAACCGCTTCCTGAATAGGTTCGAAATAAGGGCTGGGCATCTCGCTCAGCCCTTTCCAATTTTAACCCTATCAGGGGAACATCCGAGGCGACAACCTCATGCAGGGTGTCTTCCTTTTGACTGACTTTGGCCAAGTAGCTGGTCCTTTCGGAGCGGCGATTGTAATCCAACTTGAATTGACGCTGCTGGTGCTCCTGTCCAGGTCCAGTCGTGATGGCTAGACGGTTTGCTGCTTATTAATATTCCAAAATAGCTATTGATATTACACAAAGTCCAATCTTCCAATTTGCCCAAGGGGCTGCTTTCTCCATTGTGGTTAGCCTTTGGGGATCCGAGAGCTGAAAACTTCCCTGACGTATTTTGGGGTCTTGCCCTTGGTGTTGACCTTGGCCAAATAGCTTAGACGCTGGACACAGTCGTTCTTCACCTTTTCAAAATCCGGATCATTTCTCCGAAGTCGATAGGAGTTGTATTGCTTTTGTCCTGAACGGGATTGGGTGCAATGATCCACAAGCCCTGGTTGGTCACTGTTCACAGCATTCCCCCAATGCTTTTCTGCGGATTGAATGATCGCATGCGGGAATTGAATCTTGTTTCCATCAGCAAAGACCGCCATATGGTAATGCTGGTGTTTTTCACGGCTCTGTTCTCGTACTGCGATATATTTCGGATCAAGTCCTTTTCTGGAGAGTTCCTTCATCATGGCTGATGTGAATTTTGAAAAGGATTCGTTTGTTGTCTGTCCTGGATGTTGTTGTGGGAATCTCAGATCGAATCTGGTGCAAAGGACTTTATTGTGTTTTTCTGTCGTATGCTGAATGATTTTTAAAGTTGTATCCAGTATCTTAGTATTGCAAGCATATCCTTTCTTAGAATCTGTCAGAATTTGATATCCATTGTAACGAGGTTCACGAGTTGTCTTCATGAGAATATCCTTTGGTTAGTTGATTTGTTGTAAATTGTTTTTTTGTTCCATGTTGTGATTGTTTGTATGTGTATTATGTATGAATATTAATGATTTATGTATAAGATATTACCAGAGACCTGATGAGCAAAGCGATTAACAATATTCTATTTTATTCGTGAGAGTGTGCGTTAAAGTAATTTTCCAATCATAATATGGTGACTGAATTATTTTTATATTTTATGTTTATATGTTGGTCGCTTTGGCATGAAAAAAGCCTCCCCAGATTGCTCCAGGGAGAATGGATGCGCTGAGTCTTTTTTGGAAGATTCTCTGAATTGAATCTCAGGAATAAATCGTGTGCTTTTTATTTTCGAGGTTTTCGACACGGAGAAACAACCCTTCCCACAAGTTGAGCCATTGTCACAGAAGATAAATCTTTTGAGACAGTCGAGAGCTTAACAGGAATAGCAGGGCAGGGAACCTTTCTAGATGCGTCTAGATCGTGCCCTGGTAATGAGAAGATTAGGTTTTAAAACCTTCCTAAAGTCAAATAGGGCATCAACCTTCTATGTCGAACTGAAACGCCTTATTTGCCTCTGAAATATGACAATATATGTTTTTTCGTGTAACGCTATAGAGTCATTTGTGTACAGCTTTAAAGTCCAAATATCTGGATCCCCTCGACTGAATCTTGGATGCCCCTGGCGATGAACATATCGGGACATGGGCACAAATTATTGAATAAAAATAATAAATTAATGATTATTGTCGAGAATTTTTGGGTAATTCACTAAACATCTTCAATTTAGATGAAAGTCGGTGTATGTAAAAATCTATTCACAAAAAACAGATTAGGAAGGCTACAAAATCTAAGTACAGCAACTGTGACCAGGAGTTCTTTATTCTCAGAATTATGGCTACTCATGAAGCCAAGTACATTCTGACCGGTTGAACCCAATAAACACGAGTAAATAGATTGAAAACAACAATCAAGATACTTGCCATAGCAGTCACTATAAGCCTGTTATCGTGCTCATGCGCATCAACTGATTTTAATGCTACATCATTTCGGCCAGTTGATCATAACGAAAAATTCACTATATACGAATTCAAAGCCTTCGCTGATGCAATTTATCCTAACGACAGTGTGACTGCAGAAAAACAGAGAATCAAGTGGCTTCAAAAGTGGATTAAGAACAACAATTTAAATTTAAAGCATTACGAGATTGTATCTCGAAGCGCTGTTTTAAAGCATGAAGGACTTCTTGGAACAGTTTTCGACATCTACTACAAAGTAAAAATACACAATTATTAAAAAACTGGGGCAAAAGGTGTATCGTTGCGAAACTCATTTGTATCACGCTCTGATTGTGGACGGTTTTCGCTAGGGCAGGTCGTGGAGATTCGTCAAATTCGTACTCGTCTGCCGATTTTGCAACAGGAAATGGGGCCGCCGAATGCCGCGCACGGGCTTGGCCCTTTACGTCGATCAGTTGCCGGTTCCGGGCGAAGCGGGTTTTATCGTGACTCTTTCGAGTGCCAGAACCTCAAGATATAGACCGCCTCGGTTTTGACGAGGTAACGGACTACATAGCGACCGAACACGAACTCCCGCACGCCTTCAATCTCTTCAAGAGGACGCCCGATGTGGGGCATTTCAGCAAAGCGGTTGATGGCCGATTTGAGGTTCAGCACCGTGGAACGGGACACCTCCGGATCATGCAGCGCCAGAAAGTCGTGCAGCCGTTTCAGATCCTCAACTGACTCCGGCGAGAACCTTATCCGCATTCAGGCGCATCCGACTCTGTTTCTGATCCCCAGCTGTCCAGCCAGGCGAAGACCTCCTCGCCGTCAATGTACCGGCCAGCCTCAATGCTCTCGATGGCCAGCAGGGTCTCGGCGCGGCGCTTCTCCCGTTCTTCGTGTCTGTTGATGAAATCGACCATGAATTCGCGCAACAAATGGCTGGAG is a window of Paucidesulfovibrio longus DSM 6739 DNA encoding:
- a CDS encoding type II toxin-antitoxin system RelE/ParE family toxin, coding for MRIRFSPESVEDLKRLHDFLALHDPEVSRSTVLNLKSAINRFAEMPHIGRPLEEIEGVREFVFGRYVVRYLVKTEAVYILRFWHSKESR
- a CDS encoding YagK/YfjJ domain-containing protein: MKTTREPRYNGYQILTDSKKGYACNTKILDTTLKIIQHTTEKHNKVLCTRFDLRFPQQHPGQTTNESFSKFTSAMMKELSRKGLDPKYIAVREQSREKHQHYHMAVFADGNKIQFPHAIIQSAEKHWGNAVNSDQPGLVDHCTQSRSGQKQYNSYRLRRNDPDFEKVKNDCVQRLSYLAKVNTKGKTPKYVREVFSSRIPKG
- a CDS encoding CopG family ribbon-helix-helix protein; this encodes MQETIRARVDTALKNKFEAIAKSQGKNSSHLLREFMVDFINRHEEREKRRAETLLAIESIEAGRYIDGEEVFAWLDSWGSETESDAPECG